From one Portunus trituberculatus isolate SZX2019 chromosome 30, ASM1759143v1, whole genome shotgun sequence genomic stretch:
- the LOC123510770 gene encoding dnaJ homolog subfamily C member 27-like produces the protein MDGRNGSKPISRIRILSLGNPGVGKSCLIKRYCEKRFVNKYVPTVGIDYGSTAVEVDGRKVSVHFFDTSGSPLFEEVRSEFYRDMQGILLAYDVTDRSSFIALDAWLAELRHNLGPMDDWSAAVIVCGTRTDTGGTGGRQVSEADGKGWADKHKFSHVLTSAALGNGITQAFHTLFVQALQLKDGIRSPGGVVDPEVQQAIHRLIHLNDDFEKMGLTRRSISKEEVNKSYRRLAALVHPDKCKAAGAEEAFKALTQARNNLLKILTETTV, from the exons ATGGACGGCCGTAACGGGTCAAAGCCGATATCAAGAATTCGCATCTTGAGTTTGGGAAATCCTGGCGTGGGCAAG AGCTGCCTGATCAAGAGGTACTGCGAGAAGAGGTTCGTCAACAAGTATGTCCCCACAGTGGGCATTGACTATGGCTCCACGGCAGTCGAGGTCGATGGCAGGAAAGTGTCAGTACACTTCTTTGACACCTCTGGCAGCCCACTGTttgaggag GTACGGAGTGAGTTCTACCGAGACATGCAGGGGATCCTTCTGGCCTATGATGTGACAGACAGGTCCTCCTTCATTGCTCTGGACGCCTGGTTGGCCGAGCTGAGACACAACTTGGGACC AATGGACGATTGGAGTGCAGCTGTGATAGTGTGTGGCACTCGCACAGACACAGGAGGCACTGGGGGACGGCAGGTGTCTGAGGCAGATGGCAAGGGATGGGCAGATAAGCACAAGTTCTCCCATGTTCTAACTTCAGCTGCCCTTGGGAATGGCATCACTCAGGCCTTCCAT ACATTGTTCGTTCAGGCTCTCCAGTTGAAGGACGGCATCCGATCACCAGGTGGAGTGGTGGATCCTGAGGTGCAGCAGGCCATCCACCGCCTAATCCACTTAAATGACGATTTTGAGAAGATGGGACTGACTCGCCGCTCCATCTCAAA GGAGGAGGTAAACAAATCTTACCGGCGGCTGGCAGCTCTCGTTCATCCTGACAAGTGCAAGGCAGCAGGCGCAGAGGAGGCTTTCAAGGCGCTGACACAAGCCCGTAACAACCTCCTAAAGATCCTTACTGAGACCACTGTGTAG